The proteins below are encoded in one region of Pseudonocardia sp. DSM 110487:
- the smc gene encoding chromosome segregation protein SMC — translation MHLKSLTLKGFKSFASATTLRLEPGITCVVGPNGSGKSNVVDAISWVLGEQGAKALRGGKMEDVIFAGTSGRAPLGRAEVTLTIDNSDAALPIDYSEVSITRRMFRDGAGEYEINGNSCRLLDIQELLSDSGIGREMHVIVGQGQLDSVLQSKPEDRRAYIEEAAGVLKHRKRKEKALRKLDAMQANLTRLTDLTAELRRQLKPLGRQAEIARRAQSVQSELRDARLRLAADDIVTVRTQLAREEADEAGARARRAEVEEQLSVARVEQERLEAALAQDAPRLAAAQDTWYRLSALAERLAGTVRLAQERTRHLADPQERAPGRDPDELDAEADAIAEEEAELVAAVAEARRRLSDILEERAEHEKILAAAERAHMAAVRALADRKAGIATLAGRAEALRSGAAATADEIERLSEALAEAQERTAAAEVELEHARDELGTLDEGDTGLEQRSAQAAEAHQAARARVAELVARERELEQQRAHWRARVDALSVSLARRDGSGELVGTDGVLGPLSGLLTVEPEARAAVAAALGELSDALAVESPDAAVTALQLLRSRDAGRASLVVAPEVQERHIPEPGGQERGVPEPPVGRWALESVTAEPSVASAVARLLDGVLVVDDLAAARAVVAEHPELTAVTRDGDVLGAARASGGSGAASSALDVQAAVNEALERREAVEEELARLHPALEGARAEEAARLVDLEAAKRVQSAADTRKAAASAQLGRLEQVVRSATAEAQRLRERRDTVESRRSDALLALEAAEQQLARAEDEPVDDEPDTEVRDAAAESVAAARAEEVEARLELRTAEERARAIAGRADSLRRQAASERQARARAAAARESRERSARIARAVVEAGEIASERIAESLAAAAAERDAAAAARDARERALGEARATAGRLSALMDKLTDAVHRDEVLRAQNRLRLEQLTEKVLGEHGLAVDDLVAEYGPDEPVPPSAAEIAEYEAAKERGEDVTEPPSMPYDRGTQERRARRAEKDLTLLGKVNPLALEEFAALEERYRFLSTQLEDLKNTRRDLLTVVREVDDKILEVFTTAYADVAREFEIVFATLFPGGDGRLVLTDPDDMLTTGIEVEARPPGKKVKRLSLLSGGERSLTAMALLVAIFRARPSPFYVLDEIEAALDDVNLRRLISLMEELREASQLIVITHQKPTMEVADALYGVSMRGDGITTVISQRLRAVS, via the coding sequence GTGCACCTGAAGAGCCTGACGCTGAAGGGCTTCAAGTCCTTCGCCTCGGCGACGACCCTTCGGTTGGAGCCGGGCATCACGTGCGTCGTCGGCCCCAACGGCTCGGGAAAGTCCAACGTCGTCGACGCGATCAGCTGGGTGCTCGGCGAGCAGGGTGCCAAGGCCCTGCGCGGCGGAAAGATGGAGGACGTCATCTTCGCCGGCACCTCGGGGCGGGCCCCGCTGGGCCGCGCCGAGGTCACGCTCACGATCGACAACTCCGACGCGGCGCTGCCCATCGACTACTCAGAGGTGTCGATCACCCGTCGGATGTTCCGCGACGGGGCGGGCGAGTACGAGATCAACGGCAACTCCTGCCGCCTCCTCGACATCCAGGAGTTGCTGTCCGACTCCGGCATCGGCCGCGAGATGCACGTCATCGTGGGGCAGGGGCAGCTCGACTCCGTGCTCCAGAGCAAGCCTGAGGACCGCCGTGCGTACATCGAGGAGGCCGCGGGCGTCCTCAAGCACCGCAAGCGCAAGGAGAAGGCCCTCCGCAAGCTCGACGCGATGCAGGCCAACCTCACCCGGCTCACCGACCTCACCGCGGAGCTGCGTCGCCAGCTCAAGCCGCTGGGCCGGCAGGCCGAGATCGCGCGCCGCGCCCAGTCGGTGCAGTCCGAGCTGCGCGACGCCCGGCTGCGCCTGGCCGCCGACGACATCGTCACCGTGCGCACGCAGCTCGCCCGCGAGGAGGCCGACGAGGCCGGCGCCCGCGCCCGGCGCGCCGAGGTCGAGGAGCAGCTGTCGGTCGCGCGCGTCGAGCAGGAGCGGCTGGAAGCCGCCCTCGCCCAGGACGCACCGCGCCTGGCCGCCGCCCAGGACACCTGGTACCGGCTCTCGGCGCTCGCCGAACGCCTGGCCGGCACCGTCCGGCTGGCGCAGGAACGCACCCGGCACCTGGCCGACCCGCAGGAACGCGCCCCCGGCCGCGACCCCGACGAGCTCGATGCAGAGGCCGACGCCATCGCGGAGGAGGAGGCGGAGCTGGTTGCGGCCGTCGCCGAGGCCCGGCGGCGGCTGTCGGACATCCTCGAGGAACGTGCCGAACACGAGAAGATCCTCGCCGCCGCCGAGCGCGCCCACATGGCGGCCGTCCGGGCCCTCGCCGACCGCAAGGCGGGCATCGCCACCCTCGCCGGCCGTGCCGAGGCGCTGCGCAGCGGCGCCGCCGCCACGGCCGACGAGATCGAGCGGCTCTCGGAGGCGCTGGCGGAGGCACAAGAGCGCACCGCCGCGGCCGAGGTCGAGCTGGAGCACGCGCGCGACGAGCTCGGCACCCTCGACGAGGGCGACACCGGGCTGGAGCAGCGCAGCGCACAGGCCGCCGAGGCGCATCAGGCCGCCAGGGCGAGGGTGGCCGAGCTGGTGGCCCGCGAGCGCGAGCTGGAGCAGCAGCGCGCGCACTGGCGGGCGCGCGTCGACGCCCTGTCGGTGAGCCTCGCCCGCCGTGACGGTTCCGGCGAGCTCGTCGGCACCGACGGTGTGCTCGGGCCGCTCTCCGGCCTGCTCACGGTGGAGCCGGAGGCCCGGGCCGCGGTGGCCGCCGCCCTCGGGGAGCTCTCCGACGCACTGGCCGTGGAATCGCCCGATGCGGCGGTGACGGCTCTCCAGCTGCTGCGGAGTCGCGACGCAGGCAGAGCCAGCCTGGTGGTCGCCCCCGAGGTTCAGGAACGCCACATTCCTGAACCTGGGGGACAGGAACGTGGCGTTCCTGAACCTCCCGTCGGGCGGTGGGCCCTCGAGTCCGTCACCGCCGAACCCTCGGTCGCCTCCGCCGTCGCGCGGTTGCTCGACGGCGTCCTCGTCGTCGACGATCTCGCCGCCGCCCGGGCCGTGGTCGCCGAACACCCCGAGCTCACCGCCGTCACCCGCGACGGCGACGTGCTCGGAGCCGCCCGCGCCTCCGGCGGGTCGGGCGCGGCGTCGAGCGCGCTCGACGTGCAGGCGGCGGTGAACGAGGCCCTCGAACGCCGCGAGGCCGTCGAGGAGGAGCTCGCCCGGCTGCACCCCGCGCTGGAGGGCGCCCGCGCCGAGGAGGCCGCCCGGCTCGTCGACCTCGAGGCCGCCAAGCGGGTGCAGAGCGCAGCGGATACGCGCAAGGCCGCCGCATCGGCGCAGCTCGGCCGGTTGGAGCAGGTTGTCCGCTCCGCCACGGCCGAGGCGCAGCGGCTGCGCGAGCGCCGCGACACCGTCGAGTCCCGCCGCTCCGATGCCCTACTCGCGTTGGAGGCGGCCGAGCAGCAGCTCGCACGGGCCGAGGACGAGCCCGTGGACGACGAGCCCGACACGGAGGTGCGCGACGCCGCCGCCGAGTCGGTCGCGGCGGCCCGTGCCGAGGAGGTGGAGGCCCGGCTCGAGCTGCGCACCGCGGAGGAGCGAGCGCGGGCGATCGCGGGCCGTGCCGACTCGCTGCGCAGGCAGGCGGCATCGGAACGCCAGGCGAGGGCGCGGGCCGCGGCCGCCCGCGAGTCGCGCGAGCGCAGCGCCCGGATCGCGCGGGCCGTCGTCGAGGCGGGGGAGATCGCGAGCGAGCGGATCGCCGAGTCGCTCGCCGCGGCCGCCGCGGAGCGCGACGCCGCCGCTGCGGCCCGCGACGCCCGCGAGCGCGCCCTCGGCGAGGCCCGCGCCACCGCCGGGCGGCTGTCGGCGCTCATGGACAAGCTCACCGACGCCGTGCACCGCGACGAGGTGCTGCGCGCCCAGAACAGGCTGCGCCTCGAGCAACTCACCGAGAAAGTGCTCGGCGAGCACGGCCTCGCCGTCGACGACCTGGTGGCCGAGTACGGCCCGGACGAGCCGGTGCCGCCGTCGGCCGCCGAGATCGCCGAGTACGAGGCGGCGAAGGAGCGGGGCGAGGACGTCACCGAGCCCCCGTCCATGCCGTACGACCGCGGCACCCAGGAACGGCGCGCCCGGCGCGCGGAGAAGGACCTCACCCTGCTGGGCAAGGTCAACCCGCTCGCACTGGAGGAGTTCGCCGCGCTCGAGGAGCGCTACCGGTTCCTCTCCACCCAGCTCGAGGACCTCAAGAACACCCGCCGTGACCTGCTCACGGTCGTCCGCGAGGTCGACGACAAGATCCTCGAGGTCTTCACGACCGCCTACGCCGACGTCGCGCGCGAGTTCGAGATCGTCTTCGCCACGCTGTTCCCCGGCGGCGACGGCCGGCTCGTGCTCACCGACCCCGACGACATGCTCACCACCGGCATCGAGGTCGAGGCCCGCCCGCCGGGCAAGAAGGTGAAGCGGCTGTCGCTGCTGTCCGGTGGGGAGCGCTCGCTCACGGCGATGGCGCTACTGGTGGCCATCTTCCGCGCCCGCCCGTCGCCGTTCTACGTCCTCGACGAGATCGAGGCCGCCCTCGACGACGTCAACCTCCGCAGGCTCATCTCCCTCATGGAGGAGCTGCGCGAGGCCAGTCAGCTGATCGTCATCACCCACCAGAAGCCGACGATGGAGGTCGCCGACGCGCTCTACGGCGTGAGCATGCGCGGCGACGGCATCACGACGGTGATCAGCCAGCGCCTCCGCGCCGTCAGCTGA
- the ftsY gene encoding signal recognition particle-docking protein FtsY — MTTQTLWIVVAVVVAILIIAVALGVVLRRRRQISLREPDQVEPPRRAGTYQAGSGIAFSSGTETAEPETPPAPAPGAEPPSAPAPTTDGTPFVPPAAPAPDTTVPPDTAVPPAAEPQAEAPTVPAPSTNGAAPAAPPAAPTDIAPAEGRLERLRGRLARSRTGFGQGLLGLLGAGELDEESWEDVEATLLQADLGPEMTVELVDTLRTELAARAVRTPEQARQLLREVLTNALGTDVDRSVRALPHDGRPGVVLVVGVNGTGKTTTTGKLARVLVADGRHVVLGAADTFRAAAAEQLATWGERAGATVVRGPEGADPASVAFDAVKQGAEEGADAVLLDTAGRLHTKTGLMDELGKVKRVVERQADVDEVLLVLDATTGQNGLTQARVFGDVVKVTGIALTKLDGTAKGGIVFRVQRELGVPVKLVGLGEGPDDLAPFDPAAFVDALLGAR, encoded by the coding sequence GTGACCACGCAGACCCTGTGGATCGTCGTCGCCGTCGTGGTGGCGATCCTGATCATCGCCGTCGCGCTCGGCGTGGTGCTGCGCCGCCGGCGCCAGATCAGCCTGCGCGAGCCCGACCAGGTCGAACCGCCTCGCCGTGCGGGTACCTACCAGGCCGGAAGCGGGATCGCCTTCTCAAGCGGCACTGAGACCGCTGAGCCGGAGACGCCGCCCGCACCCGCGCCGGGGGCCGAGCCGCCGTCGGCCCCCGCGCCGACCACCGACGGCACCCCGTTCGTGCCGCCCGCCGCTCCGGCGCCGGACACGACGGTGCCGCCCGATACCGCGGTGCCGCCCGCGGCGGAGCCGCAGGCCGAGGCCCCGACCGTCCCTGCACCGTCCACCAACGGAGCTGCCCCGGCGGCGCCCCCCGCCGCGCCCACCGACATCGCCCCGGCGGAGGGGCGCCTGGAACGCCTGCGCGGCAGGCTCGCGCGCTCCCGCACGGGCTTCGGCCAGGGCCTGCTCGGCCTGCTCGGTGCCGGGGAGCTGGACGAGGAGTCGTGGGAGGACGTCGAGGCCACGCTGCTGCAGGCCGACCTCGGGCCCGAGATGACCGTCGAGCTGGTCGACACGCTGCGCACCGAGCTCGCCGCCCGTGCGGTGCGCACCCCCGAGCAGGCCCGTCAGCTGCTGCGCGAGGTGTTGACGAACGCGCTGGGCACCGACGTGGACCGTTCCGTGCGCGCACTCCCGCACGACGGGCGCCCCGGCGTGGTGCTGGTCGTCGGCGTGAACGGCACCGGCAAGACCACCACCACCGGCAAGCTTGCCCGCGTGCTCGTGGCCGACGGCCGGCACGTGGTGCTCGGCGCTGCCGACACCTTCCGCGCCGCCGCCGCCGAGCAGCTCGCCACGTGGGGCGAGCGGGCAGGCGCCACGGTCGTGCGCGGGCCGGAGGGCGCCGACCCGGCCAGCGTGGCGTTCGACGCCGTCAAACAGGGTGCCGAGGAGGGCGCCGACGCGGTCCTGCTGGACACCGCGGGACGGCTGCACACGAAGACCGGCCTGATGGACGAGCTGGGCAAGGTCAAGCGGGTGGTCGAGCGGCAGGCCGATGTGGACGAGGTGCTGCTGGTACTCGACGCCACCACCGGCCAGAACGGGCTCACGCAGGCGCGGGTGTTCGGCGACGTCGTGAAGGTCACGGGCATCGCGCTCACCAAGCTGGACGGCACCGCGAAGGGCGGCATCGTGTTCCGGGTGCAGCGCGAGCTGGGCGTGCCGGTGAAGCTCGTCGGCCTCGGCGAAGGCCCGGACGACCTGGCCCCGTTCGACCCGGCCGCGTTCGTCGACGCGTTGCTCGGAGCGCGCTGA
- a CDS encoding PadR family transcriptional regulator, producing the protein MDTSQLLKGVLDLAVLAVLDRGDGYGYEVVRGLRAAGLNEVGDASVYGTLRRLYNAGLLTSYVVPSEEGPHRKYYSLNPPGRDRLREMAKTWRAFAETMEGLVAAA; encoded by the coding sequence ATGGACACGAGTCAACTGCTCAAGGGTGTGCTCGACCTCGCCGTGCTCGCGGTGCTCGACCGCGGCGACGGCTACGGCTACGAGGTGGTGCGTGGCCTGCGCGCCGCCGGACTGAACGAGGTGGGTGACGCCTCGGTGTACGGCACGCTCCGCCGGCTCTACAACGCCGGGCTCCTCACCTCGTACGTGGTGCCGAGCGAGGAGGGCCCGCACCGCAAGTACTACAGCCTGAACCCGCCGGGGCGCGACCGCCTCCGCGAGATGGCGAAGACATGGCGGGCGTTCGCCGAGACGATGGAAGGGCTGGTGGCTGCGGCGTGA
- a CDS encoding acylphosphatase gives MITRSDEAVRLTAWVHGHVQGVGFRWWTRSRALELGLVGSARNLPDGRVVVVAEGEHHPCELLLAALRSESTPGRVDHVVEQWSEARGGLRGFEER, from the coding sequence GTGATCACCCGCAGCGATGAGGCAGTGCGGCTCACGGCATGGGTGCACGGTCACGTACAGGGCGTCGGTTTCCGCTGGTGGACTCGTTCTCGCGCCCTCGAACTCGGCCTCGTGGGCAGCGCGCGCAATCTTCCAGACGGACGTGTCGTGGTTGTTGCCGAGGGTGAACATCACCCATGTGAGTTACTTTTGGCCGCGCTGCGTAGCGAATCGACTCCGGGCCGTGTCGATCACGTCGTCGAGCAATGGAGCGAGGCGCGCGGCGGCCTGCGGGGGTTCGAGGAGCGCTAG
- a CDS encoding CAP domain-containing protein, with protein MLALATGVVLVAGVAVATFSDEIVPTELRTDSIAATTGSPFGADVVPRAAQVDDRPPPTEISTVHAFASVPGETAGGPPAAPEKPPPAPPAPAAPPKREPVAVSGAMGEVITLTNQRRRDAGCGDLAPDGRLTRAAQAHASDMNEKGYFDHVSRDGRRFEQRVRAAGYPRPGAENIAKGQTSASQVVKEWMASPSHRSAMLTCAFTTIGVARSGNYWVQEFGR; from the coding sequence ATGCTCGCACTCGCGACCGGCGTCGTGCTGGTCGCCGGGGTCGCGGTCGCGACCTTCTCTGACGAGATCGTGCCCACCGAACTGCGCACAGATTCGATCGCCGCGACGACCGGCTCCCCCTTCGGCGCCGACGTGGTGCCGCGGGCAGCGCAGGTGGACGACCGCCCGCCGCCCACGGAGATCTCGACGGTGCACGCGTTCGCGTCGGTGCCCGGTGAAACCGCGGGCGGCCCCCCGGCCGCCCCGGAGAAGCCCCCGCCCGCGCCGCCGGCCCCCGCGGCTCCGCCGAAGCGCGAACCCGTCGCGGTCTCCGGCGCCATGGGGGAGGTCATCACGCTGACCAACCAGCGCAGGCGCGACGCGGGTTGCGGCGACCTCGCACCCGACGGCCGGCTGACCCGCGCCGCCCAGGCCCACGCATCGGACATGAACGAGAAGGGCTACTTCGACCACGTGAGCCGGGACGGGCGGCGCTTCGAGCAGCGCGTCCGGGCGGCGGGCTACCCGCGGCCGGGGGCAGAGAACATCGCCAAGGGCCAGACGAGCGCGAGCCAGGTGGTGAAGGAGTGGATGGCGTCCCCGTCGCACCGATCGGCGATGCTGACGTGCGCCTTCACGACGATCGGCGTGGCGCGGTCGGGCAACTACTGGGTGCAGGAGTTCGGCAGGTAG
- a CDS encoding ammonium transporter: protein MDTGDTAWMLASSALVLLMTPGLAFFYGGMVRSKSVLNMIMMSFSAVGLIGVLWVLYGYSVAFGNDVGGGLLGNPGEFAGLQGTFGGTYLETEGGPPVDIPLVGTIPATVFVAFQAMFAIITVALISGAVADRMKFGAWLLFAGLWGSIVYFPVAHWVFSFDGVTAETGGWIANQLKAIDFAGGTAVHINAGAAALALVIVLGKRSGWPKEPMRPHNLTLVMLGAGLLWFGWFGFNAGSAVASNGIAGITFVNTLVATSAAMLAWLLVERIRDGKPTSLGAASGVVAGLVAITPSCSAVSPLGAIAVGVIAGVLCALAVGLKFRFGYDDSLDVVGVHLVGGLVGTLLVGFFGTSSAPAAVDGLFYGGGFDQLWRQAVGALAVLAYSFVLSLVIGYIVKAVTGGGRVTPEAEATGIDETEHAETGYDFSSHRSLAGIGTSRPAAAATASAEQVPATAGKES from the coding sequence GTGGATACCGGCGATACCGCATGGATGCTCGCCAGCTCAGCGCTGGTGCTGCTGATGACACCGGGCCTGGCGTTCTTCTATGGCGGCATGGTCCGTAGCAAGAGCGTCCTCAACATGATCATGATGAGCTTCTCCGCCGTTGGCCTCATCGGCGTGCTGTGGGTGCTCTACGGCTACTCCGTGGCGTTCGGCAACGACGTCGGCGGTGGCCTGCTCGGAAACCCGGGCGAGTTCGCGGGCCTGCAGGGCACGTTCGGCGGCACCTACCTCGAGACCGAGGGTGGCCCGCCCGTCGACATCCCGCTCGTCGGCACGATTCCGGCCACGGTCTTCGTGGCGTTCCAGGCGATGTTCGCGATCATCACCGTGGCGCTGATCTCGGGCGCCGTTGCCGACCGCATGAAGTTCGGCGCCTGGCTGCTGTTCGCCGGGCTCTGGGGCTCGATCGTCTACTTCCCGGTGGCGCACTGGGTGTTCTCCTTCGACGGCGTCACCGCGGAGACGGGCGGCTGGATCGCCAACCAGCTCAAGGCCATCGACTTCGCCGGTGGCACGGCGGTGCACATCAACGCCGGTGCCGCGGCCCTCGCACTCGTCATCGTGCTCGGCAAGCGCAGCGGCTGGCCGAAGGAGCCGATGCGGCCGCACAACCTCACGCTGGTCATGCTCGGTGCCGGCCTGCTGTGGTTCGGGTGGTTCGGCTTCAACGCGGGCTCCGCGGTGGCCTCGAACGGGATCGCCGGCATCACCTTCGTCAACACCCTCGTCGCCACCTCGGCCGCCATGCTGGCCTGGCTGCTCGTCGAGCGCATCCGCGACGGCAAGCCGACCAGCCTCGGTGCGGCGTCCGGCGTCGTGGCGGGTCTGGTCGCGATCACCCCCTCGTGTTCTGCGGTCTCGCCGCTGGGCGCGATCGCGGTGGGTGTGATCGCGGGCGTCCTGTGCGCCCTCGCGGTCGGCCTGAAGTTCCGGTTCGGCTACGACGACTCGCTCGACGTGGTCGGCGTCCACCTGGTCGGTGGCCTCGTCGGCACGCTGCTCGTCGGCTTCTTCGGGACCTCGAGCGCCCCGGCCGCTGTCGACGGTCTGTTCTACGGCGGTGGCTTCGACCAGCTGTGGCGGCAGGCCGTGGGTGCACTCGCGGTCCTGGCCTACTCGTTCGTCCTCTCGCTGGTCATCGGCTACATCGTCAAGGCCGTCACCGGCGGTGGCCGGGTCACGCCGGAGGCCGAGGCCACCGGTATCGACGAGACCGAGCACGCGGAGACCGGCTACGACTTCTCCAGCCACCGTAGCCTCGCCGGCATCGGCACGTCGCGGCCCGCGGCTGCCGCCACCGCATCCGCGGAGCAGGTCCCTGCGACCGCAGGCAAGGAGAGCTGA
- a CDS encoding serine/threonine-protein kinase, with product MTGIPDGAPIAVVAGRYRLRELVGTGGMGAVWRASDELLGREVALKQVRLADQQVADVALARERIMREARIAAALHHPHIVSIFDVVLEDGEPWLVLEFLPSRSMGSVLAERGTLPAVEVAAIGADVAAALAAAHAAGIVHRDVKPDNVLLSRPSAAGPLVKLTDFGIAHTAAAPALTATHVLTGTPAYFAPETARGEGTDSRSDVYSLGATLYAAVEGHPPFGTDPGNVLALLARIGRGGAPVPQRAGPLTDLLGSLTDDDPAARPTAAQAHAVLRRIADSGRPAATVVSPPIDPVRVGVQELDPVALPRREQRPRRGSRVAAAIAAAITVVAGLITAVVVTLPDGAPGGAGPSVPPAVTPPTETAGTAVIADVTTADPCSLVDLAALHPFGTASLDLRDDPFAGCSVKLERSDGSTATYALTFQNGLEIAQVTGGRREQEAGYTVISYDPVERYCDQHILLADGNAIQLAVWSQDGWTGSADMCEVTDAARAAVLARLAAQGIGVRAPAATSPLTGIPSCSLLTAEDLSVAIPNATPPRPRFADWGCDWASFTSTERVTLIYYRTLPLGAYLGTPTDIAGHPGLVLPQGGSCWVPFVQRSYTVAGSDGVEAVWLTYEGPGTDAELCQAATALATAAARRLPPPS from the coding sequence TTGACCGGGATCCCGGACGGCGCTCCGATCGCCGTGGTCGCGGGCCGCTACCGGCTGCGCGAGCTCGTCGGTACCGGCGGCATGGGTGCCGTGTGGCGGGCGAGCGACGAACTCCTCGGCCGTGAGGTGGCGCTCAAGCAGGTGCGCCTGGCCGACCAGCAGGTCGCCGACGTCGCGCTCGCGCGCGAGCGGATCATGCGCGAGGCCCGGATCGCCGCCGCGCTGCACCACCCCCACATCGTCTCGATCTTCGACGTCGTCCTAGAGGACGGCGAGCCGTGGCTGGTACTGGAGTTCCTACCGTCGCGCAGCATGGGCAGCGTGCTCGCGGAGCGTGGCACGCTGCCTGCCGTCGAGGTCGCCGCCATCGGGGCGGACGTGGCGGCCGCGCTGGCCGCCGCCCACGCCGCCGGGATCGTGCACCGCGACGTGAAGCCGGACAACGTGCTGCTGTCGCGGCCATCGGCCGCCGGGCCGCTGGTCAAGCTCACCGACTTCGGCATCGCCCACACCGCCGCGGCGCCCGCGCTCACGGCCACCCACGTGCTCACCGGAACCCCGGCGTACTTCGCGCCGGAGACCGCACGCGGCGAGGGCACCGACTCACGCAGCGACGTCTACTCCCTCGGCGCCACCCTGTACGCCGCCGTCGAGGGACACCCGCCCTTCGGCACCGACCCCGGCAACGTCCTTGCGTTGCTGGCGCGGATCGGGCGCGGCGGGGCGCCCGTGCCACAACGCGCCGGGCCACTCACCGACCTGCTGGGGAGCCTCACCGACGACGACCCGGCCGCGCGGCCGACGGCTGCACAGGCCCACGCGGTCCTGCGCCGGATCGCCGACAGCGGCCGGCCGGCCGCCACCGTTGTGAGCCCTCCGATCGATCCGGTGCGCGTCGGTGTGCAGGAGCTCGATCCCGTTGCGCTCCCGCGCCGCGAGCAGCGGCCGCGCCGCGGATCCCGGGTGGCCGCGGCCATTGCCGCTGCCATCACGGTGGTGGCCGGTCTCATCACCGCTGTCGTCGTCACCCTGCCCGACGGCGCACCCGGCGGCGCAGGGCCGAGCGTCCCGCCCGCCGTCACACCCCCAACCGAGACGGCGGGCACCGCCGTCATCGCCGACGTCACCACCGCAGACCCGTGTTCGCTGGTGGACCTCGCCGCGCTGCATCCGTTCGGCACGGCGTCCCTCGATCTGCGCGACGATCCCTTCGCCGGGTGCAGCGTGAAACTCGAACGGTCCGATGGCAGCACGGCCACGTATGCACTGACGTTCCAGAACGGGCTGGAGATCGCGCAGGTCACCGGAGGCCGCCGCGAGCAAGAGGCGGGCTACACCGTGATCAGCTACGACCCCGTGGAGCGCTACTGCGACCAGCACATCCTGCTGGCCGACGGGAACGCCATCCAGCTGGCCGTCTGGAGCCAGGACGGCTGGACGGGCAGCGCCGACATGTGCGAGGTGACCGACGCAGCGCGGGCGGCCGTCCTCGCTCGGTTGGCCGCACAGGGCATCGGCGTGCGGGCGCCGGCCGCCACAAGCCCGCTCACCGGCATCCCCAGCTGCAGCCTGCTGACGGCGGAGGACCTGTCCGTCGCCATCCCCAATGCCACGCCGCCGCGGCCCAGATTCGCCGACTGGGGCTGTGACTGGGCGTCGTTCACGAGCACGGAGAGGGTGACACTGATCTATTACCGGACCCTCCCGCTCGGCGCGTACCTCGGCACGCCCACCGACATCGCGGGACATCCCGGCCTCGTGCTCCCGCAGGGCGGATCCTGCTGGGTCCCGTTCGTCCAGCGCTCCTACACCGTCGCGGGCAGCGACGGCGTCGAGGCCGTCTGGTTGACCTACGAGGGCCCGGGCACCGACGCCGAGCTCTGCCAGGCGGCCACCGCGCTCGCCACGGCCGCCGCCCGCAGGCTCCCCCCGCCGAGCTGA